A single window of Synechococcus sp. C9 DNA harbors:
- a CDS encoding bifunctional riboflavin kinase/FAD synthetase produces MWTTETLTHILTPTAIALGNFDGLHRGHRAVMDPILADPNLWATVVTFRPHPVEYFSGQPRALLTPLAEKQEILASWGVQQLVLLTFDRELAQLTPAAFFDEIIVQHLHAQRISVGFDFCFGRERQGNAELLQKLGQEAGITVTIIPECTVDGERISSSRVRELLLAGQPEQVQRLLGRPYELIGEVVRGQSLGHGLGFPTANLQLPARKFLPRQGVYCVEVTAERELQAQPGVMNLGYRPTVDGQTLTAEVHVLGWRGDLYGQRLRVALRHFLRPEQKFSGVSALKAQIHRDCQAAREYFQLPLEQLEPT; encoded by the coding sequence GTGTGGACAACCGAAACCCTGACCCATATTTTGACCCCAACGGCCATTGCCCTGGGGAATTTTGATGGCCTGCACCGAGGACACCGGGCGGTCATGGACCCGATTTTGGCTGACCCCAATCTGTGGGCAACGGTGGTTACCTTTCGTCCCCATCCGGTGGAGTATTTCAGCGGTCAACCCCGTGCCCTGTTAACCCCCTTAGCAGAAAAACAGGAAATTCTGGCGAGTTGGGGCGTACAGCAATTGGTATTACTTACCTTTGACCGGGAGTTGGCACAGTTGACCCCGGCGGCATTTTTTGATGAAATTATTGTCCAACACCTACACGCCCAGCGGATCAGTGTGGGTTTTGATTTTTGTTTTGGGCGAGAACGGCAGGGTAATGCGGAATTACTGCAAAAATTAGGGCAAGAAGCGGGCATCACCGTCACCATTATCCCAGAATGTACTGTAGATGGAGAGCGCATTAGCAGTTCCCGGGTGCGGGAATTACTGCTGGCGGGACAACCGGAACAGGTACAGCGTTTGTTGGGACGACCCTATGAGCTGATCGGTGAGGTGGTACGGGGGCAATCCCTGGGACATGGGTTGGGCTTTCCGACCGCCAATTTACAGTTACCGGCACGGAAATTTTTACCCCGCCAGGGGGTGTACTGCGTGGAAGTGACGGCAGAGCGGGAGCTACAGGCGCAACCGGGGGTGATGAATTTGGGATACCGCCCGACGGTGGATGGGCAAACCCTGACGGCGGAAGTGCATGTGTTGGGATGGCGGGGGGATTTGTATGGGCAACGTCTGCGGGTGGCTCTGCGGCATTTTTTGCGTCCCGAACAAAAATTCAGCGGGGTGAGTGCCCTGAAAGCCCAAATTCACCGGGATTGTCAGGCGGCACGGGAGTATTTCCAATTACCCTTAGAGCAGTTGGAGCCGACCTGA
- the rlmN gene encoding 23S rRNA (adenine(2503)-C(2))-methyltransferase RlmN, with protein sequence MHSRPLLGQTLTELTAWVTAQGQPAYRAKQLHQWLYQRGVRHFQDITVFPKSWREQAQLELGRSHIAQRWIARDGTVKYLLQLHDGNLIETVGIPSADRLTVCVSSQVGCPMACDFCATGKQGFTRNLAVHEILDQVLTVQTDMARRVSHLVFMGMGEPLLNLDALVTAIHRLHQDCGISQRAMTISTVGVPQQIARLAQAQLQTTLAVSLHAPTQELRQRLIPSGRHYPLEQLLADCRDYVARTKRRVSFEYTLLRGVNDTPELAHQLAKLLRGFQSHVNLIPYNPIADADYQRPTMEQVQAFQRILAGEHIAVTVRQTRGLSAQAACGQLRSLVGTIAK encoded by the coding sequence ATGCACAGCCGTCCCCTGTTGGGGCAAACCCTGACTGAACTCACCGCCTGGGTCACGGCGCAGGGGCAACCCGCCTACCGGGCAAAACAACTGCACCAATGGCTCTACCAGCGGGGGGTGCGGCACTTTCAGGACATTACCGTGTTTCCCAAATCCTGGCGGGAGCAGGCGCAACTGGAACTGGGGCGTTCCCACATAGCTCAGCGGTGGATTGCTCGGGATGGGACGGTCAAGTATTTATTACAATTGCATGACGGCAATCTGATTGAAACCGTCGGTATTCCCAGTGCGGATCGGTTGACCGTGTGTGTTTCGTCCCAGGTGGGTTGTCCGATGGCTTGTGATTTTTGCGCCACTGGCAAACAGGGTTTTACCCGCAATTTAGCGGTGCATGAAATTTTGGATCAGGTGTTGACGGTGCAAACGGACATGGCACGCCGGGTGTCCCACCTGGTGTTTATGGGGATGGGGGAGCCGTTGCTGAACCTGGATGCCCTGGTAACTGCCATTCACCGCTTGCATCAGGACTGTGGCATTTCCCAGCGGGCGATGACCATTTCTACGGTGGGGGTGCCCCAGCAAATTGCACGCCTTGCCCAAGCCCAACTCCAGACCACGTTGGCGGTGAGTTTGCACGCCCCCACCCAGGAGTTGCGCCAGCGGTTGATTCCCAGTGGTCGCCATTATCCCTTGGAGCAGTTATTGGCGGACTGTCGGGATTATGTGGCACGGACAAAGCGGCGGGTGAGTTTTGAATACACCCTGTTGCGTGGGGTCAATGACACCCCGGAGTTAGCCCATCAGCTGGCGAAGTTACTGCGGGGTTTTCAAAGCCATGTGAATTTGATTCCCTACAATCCCATCGCCGATGCGGACTATCAACGCCCCACGATGGAGCAGGTGCAGGCGTTCCAAAGGATTTTGGCAGGGGAGCATATTGCGGTGACGGTGCGGCAAACCCGGGGTTTGTCTGCCCAGGCGGCTTGTGGTCAATTGCGTTCGCTGGTGGGAACAATCGCTAAATGA
- a CDS encoding DUF4160 domain-containing protein, with amino-acid sequence MPTVLYLRGWRFHFYSNEGAEPIHIHAQKGEAECKYWLDLELYDIREAYAYNMTKRDTREVRKIILQNFDEIVEAWNTYFGDQL; translated from the coding sequence GTGCCAACCGTCCTATATTTGCGTGGCTGGAGATTTCATTTCTATTCCAACGAAGGAGCAGAACCAATCCACATCCACGCCCAAAAGGGAGAAGCTGAATGCAAATACTGGCTCGATTTGGAACTATATGACATTCGAGAAGCCTATGCTTATAATATGACTAAGCGAGATACTAGAGAGGTGCGTAAAATTATTCTACAAAATTTTGATGAAATTGTGGAAGCTTGGAACACTTATTTTGGAGATCAGCTATGA
- a CDS encoding DUF2442 domain-containing protein: MSKHHIVQSLTFDQENMILTVDGSTYHIPIDRASKRLAQATEAERNFYKISPSGYGIHWFTIDEDLSIDGLIRLANNLQPQNISQW; this comes from the coding sequence ATGAGTAAACATCACATAGTGCAAAGCCTCACTTTTGACCAAGAGAATATGATTTTAACGGTGGATGGCTCGACCTATCACATTCCCATTGATCGAGCATCCAAACGGCTAGCTCAAGCTACCGAAGCAGAACGAAACTTCTATAAAATTTCCCCATCTGGCTATGGTATCCACTGGTTCACCATTGATGAAGACCTATCCATTGACGGTTTGATTCGCTTAGCTAATAACCTACAACCGCAAAACATATCCCAATGGTGA
- a CDS encoding DUF2442 domain-containing protein, with product MVKDITAVKPIKDYQPHLNFEDGIEGIVDLAEIIKFSGIFELLQDLAYFTTVRVNPDLGTICWENGADFDPVVLYAKIANHNYQ from the coding sequence ATGGTGAAAGATATTACTGCTGTAAAACCAATCAAAGACTATCAACCGCATCTTAACTTTGAAGATGGTATAGAGGGCATTGTTGATCTAGCAGAAATTATTAAATTTAGCGGCATCTTTGAACTGCTCCAAGACCTAGCATATTTTACTACTGTTAGAGTCAATCCAGATTTAGGAACCATTTGCTGGGAGAATGGTGCAGACTTCGATCCTGTTGTGCTTTATGCAAAAATCGCTAACCACAACTACCAATAG
- a CDS encoding pentapeptide repeat-containing protein: MKKVVIQSFILGMSLGSAIPMGAYDPVQLAQLKTTKQCPNCDLSRADLQDQDLTGANLQGANLTNTILVFTRLSQAKLQGAYLAGVNAYGVNLQNADLTGVNLYVANLVRGELQGANLTQAFLGGSNLFEAQLQGANLTQARLPFSNLGFAQLQGANLSGADLRATNLFHANLTGANQQDMNLTGAHRFQTLGLLSP, from the coding sequence ATGAAAAAGGTTGTCATCCAATCCTTCATCCTGGGAATGTCCCTGGGCAGTGCGATTCCTATGGGGGCGTATGACCCGGTGCAATTGGCGCAATTAAAAACCACCAAACAATGCCCGAATTGTGACCTGAGTCGGGCGGATTTGCAGGATCAGGATTTAACTGGAGCGAATTTACAGGGGGCGAATTTGACCAATACCATTTTGGTGTTTACTCGCTTATCCCAAGCTAAGTTGCAGGGTGCCTATTTGGCGGGGGTCAATGCCTACGGGGTGAATTTGCAAAATGCTGATTTAACCGGGGTGAATTTATACGTGGCGAACCTGGTGCGGGGGGAATTGCAGGGCGCTAATTTGACCCAAGCGTTTTTGGGTGGGAGCAATTTATTTGAAGCCCAACTGCAAGGTGCCAATCTCACCCAAGCCCGTTTGCCCTTTAGTAATCTGGGTTTTGCCCAACTGCAAGGGGCGAATCTGAGCGGGGCAGACCTGCGGGCGACCAATTTATTTCACGCCAATCTGACCGGCGCCAACCAACAGGATATGAACCTCACGGGTGCCCATCGGTTCCAAACCCTGGGGTTGCTCAGCCCATGA
- a CDS encoding 16S rRNA (uracil(1498)-N(3))-methyltransferase, protein MNALAGYQRLTIHPQQIQGQQVHLTPAQSHYLGRVLRLAVGDEFIAMDGQGHWWRAQLLTPTLAQLGELLSIWRELPAPIALLMGIPKGDGMDQVVRQATELGVRQIWPLLTERTQVQPGPGRIERWRRIAVEAAEQSWRQWIPAVFPAQPLVTALAQVGDMPKLVCDPAPELPHLVTVLRPEPTALAVLIGPEGGWSPAEMAWLQTQGGQVVSLGGRVLRTVTAPVVALALIGASWEQYP, encoded by the coding sequence ATGAACGCCCTGGCGGGGTATCAGCGGTTGACGATTCACCCCCAACAAATTCAGGGGCAACAGGTGCATTTGACCCCGGCGCAAAGCCATTACCTGGGGCGGGTGTTGCGGTTGGCGGTGGGGGATGAATTTATTGCGATGGACGGTCAGGGGCATTGGTGGCGGGCGCAATTGCTCACCCCGACTCTGGCGCAGTTGGGGGAATTACTATCTATTTGGCGGGAACTGCCTGCCCCAATCGCACTGCTGATGGGAATTCCCAAGGGGGATGGGATGGATCAGGTGGTACGGCAGGCGACGGAACTGGGGGTGCGGCAGATTTGGCCACTGCTTACAGAACGAACACAGGTACAACCGGGCCCTGGGCGCATTGAACGGTGGCGGCGGATTGCGGTAGAAGCGGCGGAACAGTCCTGGCGGCAATGGATACCGGCGGTGTTTCCGGCTCAACCTCTGGTCACAGCCCTAGCGCAGGTGGGGGATATGCCCAAATTGGTGTGCGACCCAGCACCGGAATTGCCACATCTGGTAACTGTACTGCGCCCGGAACCGACGGCTTTGGCGGTACTCATCGGGCCGGAGGGGGGCTGGAGTCCGGCGGAAATGGCTTGGTTGCAGACCCAGGGGGGGCAGGTGGTGTCCCTGGGGGGGCGGGTTTTGCGTACCGTCACCGCACCGGTCGTCGCTCTGGCGCTGATTGGGGCATCATGGGAACAGTACCCTTAG
- a CDS encoding M3 family metallopeptidase, translating to MTVTYAQEWDLSDLYHSLADPRLDQDVQALQAQAGRFRETYRGRVATLTPLEVRTALQTLESLWERVGYAYAYPALMFAADTQNTLARQRLDQVMQAATEIENQVLFFSLELQQLPAAQLTSLSQAPDLAGYRHYLERLQLTQPYQLPEAVEQTRNQASLTGRQAFIQLRSLHQGALTYRPVTTPEGTTATLEAELGALLFHGDADTRYQAYTSIRERLAEHNLLYGYILSTLAQDHRLENQLRGYPSTLAKQLLADEVPEAVFRAVMDGTRARYDLFQRYYRRKGEALGQKIRTCDVLAPWPSQPPVDTRIDYDRGIALLLGALGEFSDTYRQRAEQFFQKRWVDAQLRPGKQGGAFCSYVYGKHSYLLLSYAADYNSLFTLAHEMGHGLHFAWIGEAQTYFNSNPPMVLAEVASVFNELLLLDYLLERASDQPQLQRVLLVRLIEDQLNLIFRQSTISRLELAIHEGATQGSFDHEFVNQTWMQLYQELGGDAVEVLPEHGVDWARIGHIFFKPYYCYQYTASSVVSLACYQQYRQHGREFIPGYLQLLASGGSQEQIGALQQYVGVDLTQPATIDRALDTVAGLIDRLEASR from the coding sequence ATGACCGTCACCTACGCCCAAGAGTGGGATTTATCGGATTTGTACCACAGCCTGGCAGACCCCCGGCTGGATCAGGATGTGCAGGCGTTGCAGGCGCAGGCGGGGCGGTTTCGGGAGACCTACCGGGGCAGGGTGGCGACGTTGACCCCCCTGGAGGTGCGTACGGCACTGCAAACCCTGGAATCCCTCTGGGAACGGGTGGGTTATGCCTATGCCTATCCCGCGTTAATGTTTGCGGCAGATACCCAAAATACCCTGGCTCGGCAACGGCTGGATCAGGTAATGCAAGCGGCGACCGAGATTGAAAATCAGGTGTTGTTTTTCTCCCTGGAATTGCAACAGTTACCGGCGGCGCAGTTAACCAGCCTGAGCCAGGCACCGGACTTGGCGGGCTACCGGCATTATCTGGAACGGCTCCAGTTGACCCAACCCTACCAACTGCCGGAGGCGGTGGAGCAAACCCGCAACCAGGCGAGCTTGACGGGACGACAGGCCTTTATCCAACTGCGTTCTTTGCACCAAGGGGCTTTGACCTACCGCCCGGTGACCACCCCGGAGGGCACAACGGCCACCCTGGAGGCGGAATTGGGGGCTCTGCTGTTTCACGGGGATGCGGACACCCGTTACCAAGCCTACACCAGCATCCGGGAGCGACTGGCGGAACACAATTTACTTTATGGGTACATTTTAAGTACATTGGCGCAGGATCATCGCCTGGAAAACCAACTGCGGGGCTATCCCTCGACCCTGGCGAAGCAATTGCTGGCGGATGAGGTGCCGGAGGCGGTATTTAGGGCGGTGATGGACGGTACCCGGGCACGGTATGACCTATTCCAACGGTATTACCGGCGTAAGGGGGAAGCCCTGGGGCAAAAAATCCGCACCTGTGATGTGTTAGCACCCTGGCCGAGCCAACCGCCGGTGGACACTCGGATTGACTACGACCGGGGGATTGCACTGCTCCTGGGGGCGTTGGGGGAATTTAGCGACACCTATCGCCAGCGGGCGGAACAATTTTTCCAAAAGCGGTGGGTGGATGCCCAACTGCGTCCCGGCAAGCAGGGGGGGGCGTTTTGCTCCTATGTGTATGGCAAACACAGTTATCTATTGCTTTCCTATGCAGCGGATTACAATTCCCTGTTTACTTTGGCGCACGAAATGGGGCATGGGTTGCATTTTGCTTGGATTGGGGAGGCGCAGACCTATTTCAACAGCAATCCGCCGATGGTGTTGGCAGAGGTGGCATCGGTGTTTAATGAATTGTTATTGCTGGATTATCTGCTGGAGCGGGCGAGCGACCAACCGCAATTGCAACGGGTGTTGTTGGTGCGTTTGATCGAGGATCAGTTGAATTTAATTTTCCGACAAAGCACGATCAGCCGCCTAGAATTAGCCATCCATGAAGGGGCGACCCAGGGCAGTTTTGACCACGAATTTGTCAATCAAACCTGGATGCAACTTTATCAGGAGTTGGGTGGCGATGCGGTGGAGGTACTGCCGGAACATGGGGTGGACTGGGCACGCATCGGGCACATTTTTTTCAAGCCCTATTACTGCTACCAATACACCGCTTCTAGTGTGGTGAGTTTGGCTTGCTATCAGCAGTACCGTCAGCACGGGCGGGAGTTTATCCCCGGGTATTTGCAACTGCTGGCCAGCGGCGGTTCCCAGGAGCAGATCGGGGCGTTACAGCAGTACGTGGGGGTGGATTTGACCCAACCGGCAACGATTGACCGGGCCCTGGATACGGTGGCTGGCTTGATTGACCGGCTGGAAGCCTCCCGGTGA
- a CDS encoding GAF domain-containing protein encodes MKAAVITEESKLTALVQAVEQLRAATTAEQVWSQAAAYLGQELQTHLASEGRTGSVWVWLASYDAVRNTLVGKDGVVPNPKEEGTLLRQRFAVTAGDVWQRALQSPMPLDIPDWSKEPKLGEWANKMKRLRPVGVTLCPLPGGTGVAWLGIPDWGAALRPDGKLRVRLFLAEMGQQLHRLAERQQHQQTRQGGEFLTQVMLKCRPQSSYEERLALMAEQVHQALGADQTLVYAYDERANHFILKTSAPRLRREEVVPLAMIQGLYQNLMLGELVAINDASQAERIPISLQFWQQYNAKALLAAAVLAPESKQLLGFYCCLSRQPRTWEPFDKSALQGVAQLAAMLSPLAELSQTLARLETEQKVYLGVAQAIYGGSDWQQALKTAGQILDQHLPGERWLLLHQNPDSRHYEIVYQSYKKRPLVGPLAPLHELDQDLLRQGGVVITVPNWQTELKLMTWRQTLQNQGVQAVLAANAVPEHNPHILLVLTQSEPHYWSPRDCQFVQALARQLGTVVRQWYLQQSYESQTRWYRALVRGLELLDQPLALVQHLSAALSLPQVALVTWTAEAQSGHVIAAHPHHDSLAVNVHDPIPVHEDPLLQRVIAQAEPWLQSGVELEPVTRRWLTGEGIDQMLALPMGEPAQGVLVLLDTAQQTWPPALIQVVQALAGALGRGLTWSQRVQHLERDYLHLASQNWQRQWHWQEWAEAVGRLTPEQFPEQWPEKQAQATHWLSLDVTLQTQPVSLSGLLRRASARMNDLISQNKVWFRVHQSGLEKANILGDGERLELIVAELLRFACQRSPQEGRVDIWCQLVQGGVVEVAITDYGPILMSLLELLRPDQPDPLGNGVLNHSPARELFLCRFQVQQMGGDVFYEKLPDNRFSSRLWLPLAL; translated from the coding sequence TTGAAAGCGGCAGTCATCACGGAAGAGAGCAAGTTAACCGCCCTGGTACAAGCGGTGGAACAACTGCGGGCGGCCACGACAGCGGAACAGGTCTGGAGCCAAGCGGCCGCCTATCTGGGGCAGGAATTGCAGACCCATCTGGCCAGCGAGGGGCGCACCGGGTCGGTCTGGGTGTGGTTAGCCAGCTACGATGCTGTCCGCAATACCCTGGTGGGCAAAGACGGGGTAGTGCCCAACCCGAAGGAAGAGGGAACCCTCCTGCGACAACGGTTTGCGGTCACGGCGGGGGATGTGTGGCAACGGGCATTGCAGTCCCCAATGCCCCTGGATATTCCCGACTGGAGCAAGGAGCCGAAGTTGGGGGAATGGGCGAACAAAATGAAACGCCTGCGCCCGGTGGGGGTCACCCTCTGTCCACTGCCAGGGGGAACGGGGGTGGCCTGGTTGGGGATTCCCGATTGGGGAGCCGCCCTGCGCCCGGATGGCAAACTGCGGGTGCGGTTATTTTTAGCGGAAATGGGGCAACAGTTGCACCGGTTGGCGGAACGGCAACAGCACCAGCAGACCCGCCAAGGGGGGGAATTTCTCACCCAGGTGATGCTCAAGTGCCGTCCCCAGAGCAGTTATGAGGAACGCTTGGCACTCATGGCCGAGCAGGTACACCAGGCCCTGGGGGCGGACCAAACCCTGGTGTATGCCTACGACGAACGGGCGAATCACTTTATCCTCAAAACCAGCGCTCCCCGACTGCGGCGGGAGGAAGTGGTGCCCCTGGCGATGATCCAAGGCCTGTACCAAAATCTCATGTTGGGGGAATTGGTGGCGATTAATGATGCCAGCCAAGCCGAGCGCATCCCCATCAGTCTCCAGTTTTGGCAACAGTACAATGCCAAGGCGTTGTTAGCCGCCGCTGTCCTGGCTCCCGAATCCAAGCAATTGCTGGGGTTTTATTGTTGCCTGAGCCGTCAGCCCCGGACTTGGGAACCGTTTGATAAATCGGCGCTCCAAGGGGTGGCCCAGTTGGCGGCCATGCTCTCCCCCCTGGCGGAATTGAGCCAAACCCTAGCCCGACTGGAAACGGAGCAAAAGGTCTATTTGGGCGTAGCGCAGGCGATTTACGGGGGGAGTGATTGGCAACAGGCGCTCAAAACCGCCGGTCAAATTTTGGATCAGCATTTGCCGGGGGAACGGTGGTTACTCCTGCACCAAAATCCCGACAGCCGCCATTACGAGATTGTGTACCAAAGCTATAAAAAACGGCCTTTGGTGGGGCCGCTGGCACCTTTGCACGAATTGGATCAGGATTTACTCCGGCAGGGGGGAGTGGTGATCACCGTACCCAACTGGCAAACGGAACTGAAACTGATGACCTGGCGGCAAACCCTGCAAAACCAAGGGGTACAGGCGGTGTTGGCGGCCAATGCGGTGCCGGAGCACAACCCCCACATTCTCCTGGTCTTGACCCAAAGTGAACCCCACTATTGGAGTCCCCGGGATTGCCAGTTTGTCCAGGCACTAGCGCGGCAATTGGGGACGGTGGTGCGCCAATGGTATTTACAACAGTCCTACGAATCCCAAACCCGTTGGTATCGGGCGTTGGTGCGGGGCTTGGAACTCCTGGATCAACCCCTGGCGTTGGTACAACATCTCAGCGCCGCCTTGTCCCTACCGCAGGTGGCCTTGGTGACCTGGACGGCTGAAGCGCAGAGCGGACACGTGATAGCCGCCCATCCCCACCACGATTCCCTCGCCGTCAATGTCCATGACCCCATTCCTGTCCATGAGGACCCCCTCCTGCAACGGGTGATTGCCCAGGCGGAACCTTGGTTACAAAGCGGGGTGGAGTTGGAACCGGTGACCCGCCGTTGGTTGACTGGGGAGGGGATTGACCAGATGCTCGCCCTGCCGATGGGGGAACCTGCCCAGGGGGTGCTGGTGCTGTTGGATACGGCGCAACAAACCTGGCCCCCCGCTTTGATCCAGGTGGTACAGGCGTTGGCGGGTGCTTTGGGGCGGGGACTGACCTGGAGCCAACGGGTGCAGCACTTGGAGCGGGACTATTTGCACCTGGCGAGTCAAAACTGGCAACGGCAATGGCATTGGCAGGAGTGGGCCGAGGCGGTGGGCCGTCTGACCCCAGAGCAATTCCCAGAGCAATGGCCGGAGAAACAGGCTCAGGCCACCCATTGGCTCAGCCTCGATGTCACCCTGCAGACCCAACCCGTGTCCCTGTCTGGTCTATTGCGCCGAGCCTCCGCCCGCATGAACGACCTGATCAGCCAAAATAAGGTCTGGTTTCGGGTGCATCAATCCGGGTTAGAAAAGGCAAACATTTTAGGGGATGGGGAACGCTTGGAGTTGATTGTGGCGGAACTCCTGCGGTTTGCCTGCCAACGCTCCCCCCAGGAGGGACGGGTGGATATTTGGTGTCAACTGGTGCAAGGCGGGGTGGTGGAGGTGGCGATTACCGACTACGGCCCAATTTTGATGAGTCTTTTAGAACTCCTGCGCCCGGATCAACCCGACCCCCTGGGCAATGGCGTATTAAACCATTCCCCCGCCCGGGAGTTATTCCTGTGTCGCTTCCAGGTACAACAAATGGGGGGGGATGTATTTTACGAAAAATTGCCCGACAATCGTTTTTCCAGCCGGTTATGGTTACCCCTCGCCCTTTAA
- a CDS encoding glycosyltransferase family 39 protein: MVTPRPLSWQWLLGLTGLALLVWLIGLDNVPLRDVDEGQVVLVARDIFCTGNWLFPTRMGEPYLNKPPLVHWLTALSYHLGGITDWTSRFPAAVVSSLAVPGMYLLGRQVFAKEATARWAALVFLTLLPVVRHGRLVMLDGTVVTGLVFLLITTAYTRHQPRWSWGMGCLLGMLALTKGLIAVPLGVIALAFLAWEQPRIFQNLSFWVGLLLGMLPGLSWFLAQMVHYGTTFLQGHLLDQSLARTWEVVGGEPGPPWYYVQHLFFHSWPWLLFWPGGLLLAWRKREESWAKLSLLGTGIFLGIISLMTTKIPWYVMPVYPFFALTVGANVTQIWQNKTIPPRWWLYLFGFLTVGATGAGIYYGFMAKQVDLGGVLFILTMTFGGTTFYFWQKKRQFLVVLTGGFYLALVAFMATPHWNWELNNSEFSVKPVAALIRQFVPPGYDIYLSRHHSRRTLDFYSGRRVEAHSQETLERLWRERPIHPFILLKNQELDQVNLPNHRVYGQTERYTLVGPVLTVSTQEHSSPCPLPKL, translated from the coding sequence ATGGTTACCCCTCGCCCTTTAAGCTGGCAGTGGTTGTTGGGGTTGACCGGGCTGGCGTTGCTGGTCTGGCTGATTGGTCTGGACAATGTACCGCTCCGGGATGTGGATGAAGGGCAAGTGGTGTTGGTGGCACGGGATATTTTTTGCACCGGCAATTGGCTCTTTCCCACCCGCATGGGGGAACCCTATCTGAACAAACCGCCGTTGGTGCATTGGCTCACCGCCCTCAGCTATCACCTGGGGGGGATTACGGACTGGACAAGCCGGTTTCCCGCCGCTGTGGTGAGTAGCTTGGCTGTACCGGGGATGTATCTGCTGGGGCGGCAGGTGTTTGCCAAGGAAGCCACCGCCCGCTGGGCCGCTTTGGTGTTTTTGACCCTCCTGCCGGTGGTGCGGCATGGCCGTCTGGTGATGTTGGACGGCACGGTAGTGACGGGCTTGGTATTTTTGCTCATCACCACTGCTTATACCCGTCATCAACCCCGCTGGAGTTGGGGGATGGGATGCCTGCTGGGAATGTTAGCCCTGACCAAGGGATTAATTGCCGTACCCTTGGGGGTGATTGCCCTGGCATTTTTGGCTTGGGAACAGCCCCGCATCTTCCAAAACCTATCTTTTTGGGTGGGTTTACTGCTGGGAATGCTCCCCGGTTTGAGTTGGTTTCTCGCCCAAATGGTTCACTATGGCACCACCTTTTTGCAAGGGCATTTACTCGACCAAAGTCTGGCCCGCACCTGGGAAGTGGTGGGTGGAGAACCGGGGCCGCCTTGGTATTATGTGCAACATTTATTTTTTCATAGTTGGCCCTGGTTGCTTTTTTGGCCGGGGGGATTACTTTTGGCTTGGCGCAAACGTGAGGAATCCTGGGCAAAACTCAGTTTATTGGGCACGGGGATATTTTTAGGCATTATTTCCTTGATGACGACAAAAATCCCCTGGTATGTCATGCCCGTTTATCCTTTTTTTGCGCTGACCGTCGGAGCAAATGTTACCCAAATTTGGCAGAATAAAACCATACCGCCCCGCTGGTGGCTTTATCTATTTGGATTTTTAACCGTTGGGGCAACGGGGGCAGGTATTTATTATGGGTTCATGGCAAAACAGGTGGACTTAGGAGGAGTGTTATTTATCCTAACAATGACGTTTGGGGGAACCACCTTTTACTTCTGGCAAAAAAAACGGCAATTTTTAGTAGTTTTAACCGGCGGATTTTATCTGGCTTTGGTCGCATTTATGGCGACCCCCCACTGGAATTGGGAATTAAATAACTCGGAATTTTCTGTGAAACCGGTAGCGGCACTCATTCGCCAATTTGTCCCCCCTGGCTATGACATTTATCTCTCCCGCCATCACAGCCGCAGAACCTTAGATTTTTACAGTGGCAGACGGGTGGAAGCCCATAGCCAAGAAACCCTAGAACGTCTGTGGCGAGAGCGACCGATACACCCATTTATCCTATTAAAAAATCAGGAATTAGACCAAGTGAATTTACCCAACCATCGGGTCTATGGTCAGACGGAACGTTATACCTTAGTCGGCCCGGTTTTAACCGTGTCAACCCAGGAACATTCCTCCCCCTGTCCCTTGCCAAAATTATAA